A section of the Vanessa tameamea isolate UH-Manoa-2023 chromosome 29, ilVanTame1 primary haplotype, whole genome shotgun sequence genome encodes:
- the LOC113403251 gene encoding syndetin, whose translation MENRHAPPGVNSRSQTAAQSAADLEVLREIDHVYFSPTSEFDAARYVLEHAPSPPDCVAIEAMFSKLKRQQQVVSGKALHLISQQRDNCDREFAEIQNIRAQLSDTLDTCKKARERLKTASNHLTISTFVILANVRKRQIIKSVLKSLQLLQSLRSVENDVAEFLSKKEYYEAIDLILKGKKAAAAHKEFTCIADLATRLQDTLDMTEERLDSVLASICYNFDENVFKKLKKAYDLLGKTQAAMEQLHMHYSSAVNESALEAIKPYLNNNSMEMKFQEMCQTVPTTKAPLCLLNLCEKLFLVMKSYYLLVSWHTKNEDTVPSSNVFDIEKNVSREYIKQKLKAGLIRIWNDVQAKVSTFLKSSGLEEFPFEKFIQMLGILRKLTQVAEIFCGDKSDLLQDFIKTQSVSYIKNYHRGRMEELKLFLENEGWEQCPVKSTFNLQNLQEFKQFRKYLNPFKSDTSIAKTQSDATSSAPSQDDSVYISKYFTQKTSRTPFEIFRNENVTNDDIFGIEPESDASDESDDEPDELRRDFVEDDRHDYTTTNDYIPTSPSKLKESVIVTNTTLSVLRNCGQYLQISRYLPQISLEVIMLMNQLFDYYFYAVHLFFTSDLDVASSTLYTSKLNLVLKRISNSINVSTEDNASFECPSIPQHLDMDSEANLHGLSERIVGVESVIFLAKQYELLHPYLESIVAQHQRMILEHFRDNTLAVVADLRMPVYMCSASKAVDARSALIAMSQVRWDVKNVAVEHSPYVDMIIRKIQVFALRLENISSKVTLNLEVINSIWSMVSKFIVHLLVEGFSNATKCSNGGRGLMQLDYRQLFVKLEKISRLKPVPFQDYVDRYVKAYYLPRNELECFVKEKTEYSNKHLLALVSSACENKRDRQALSAIVENKDNPA comes from the exons ATGGAGAATAGACATGCACCGCCCGGTGTCAATTCCCGCTCACAGACAGCAGCACAGTCTGCGGCAGATCTTGAG GTTCTTCGAGAGATTGACCACGTGTACTTCTCTCCGACGTCCGAGTTCGACGCGGCTCGTTATGTCTTGGAGCACGCGCCTTCGCCTCCGGACTGCGTCGCTATCGAGGCCATGTTCAGCAAGCTTAAGCGACAGCAGCAG GTAGTGTCTGGTAAAGCTCTTCACTTAATATCCCAACAACGTGACAATTGCGATAGAGAATTCGCTGAGATCCAAAATATTCGCGCACAACTGTCAGACACATTGGACACATGCAAGAAAGCTAGGGAACGGTTAAAGACCGCTTCTAACCATCTGACTATATCCACCTTTGTCATACTCGCTAATGTTAGAAAGAGACAAATTATAAAGTCAGTTCTGAAGTCGCTGCAATTGTTACAAAGTCTACGGAGTGTTGAGAATGACGTGGCAGAATTTTTGagtaaaaaagaatattatgaaGCGatcgatttaatattaaaaggtaagaaaGCGGCAGCCGCGCATAAGGAGTTTACTTGCATAGCAGACCTCGCTACAAGACTACAAGATACTTTAGACATGACAGAGGAAAGACTAGATTCGGTACTGGCAAGTATCTGTTATAATTTCGACGAAAACGTTTTTAAGAAGTTAAAGAAAGCTTACGACCTCCTTGGTAAAACTCAAGCTGCGATGGAACAGTTACACATGCATTATTCCTCTGCTGTAAACGAGTCTGCGTTAGAAGctataaaaccttatttgaataataattcgATGGAAATGAAGTTTCAAGAAATGTGCCAAACCGTTCCAACAACAAAAGCACCGCTTTGTTTGTTGAACTTGTGCGAGAAATTGTTTCTAGTGATGAAGAGTTACTATTTGCTGGTCAGTTGGCACACGAAGAACGAGGACACTGTGCCGAGTTCAAACGTTTTCGATATAGAGAAGAACGTCAGCAGGGAATATATCAAGCAGAAGTTAAAAGCAGGTCTCATAAGGATATGGAATGATGTCCAAGCGAAGGTGTCTACGTTCTTAAAGAGTTCAGGTTTAGAAGAATTTCCATTTGAAAAGTTTATACAAATGCTGGGCATACTGAGGAAGTTGACACAAGTTGCTGAGATATTTTGTGGAGACAAATCTGATTTATTGCAAGATTTCATCAAAACCCAGAGCGTGTCTTACATAAAGAACTACCATAGAGGAAGGATGGAGGAATTGAAACTATTCCTGGAAAACGAAGGCTGGGAACAGTGCCCAGTCAAATCAACATTCAACCTTCAAAATTTGCAAGAATTCAAACAGTTCAGGAAATACTTGAACCCGTTTAAATCTGATACTTCAATCGCGAAAACTCAATCCGATGCAACGTCGTCCGCGCCTTCACAAGATGACAGCGtatatatatcgaaatatttcACCCAAAAAACATCTAGAACTCCCTTCGAAATATTCAGAAACGAAAACGTCACCAATGACGATATATTCGGAATCGAGCCGGAATCGGATGCGAGCGATGAATCCGATGATGAACCGGATGAGTTGAGGCGAGACTTTGTTGAAGACGACAGACATGATTACACAACAACTAACGACTACATACCGACAAGTCCTTCGAAATTAAAAGAAAGCGTTATAGTCACGAACACGACTCTGTCAGTTCTCCGTAATTGCGGACAATATCTTCAAATCAGTAGATACCTGCCACAGATCTCGCTAGAAGTCATCATGCTAATGAACCAGCTGTTTGATTATTACTTCTACGCTGTTCACCTATTCTTCACGTCCGATTTGGACGTCGCCTCCTCAACTTTGTACActtcaaaactaaatttagtCCTTAAAAGGATATCCAATAGTATCAATGTGTCGACAGAGGACAATGCAAGCTTTGAGTGTCCGAGCATTCCACAGCACTTGGACATGGATTCCGAGGCTAATTTGCACGGCTTGAGCGAGCGTATTGTTGGCGTCGAAAGTGTTATATTCCTCGCGAAGCAATATGAACTTTTACACCCGTATTTAGAATCTATAGTTGCTCAGCATCAACGAATGATTTTGGAACATTTTAGAGATAATACGTTAGCTGTTGTGGCAGATTTGAGGATGCCTGTTTATATGTGTTCGGCTTCGAAAGCGGTGGACGCTCGTTCAGCTTTGATAGCGATGTCACAAGTCCGATGGGACGTTAAGAACGTAGCAGTCGAACATAGTCCGTACGTAGATATGATTATACGAAAAATTCAAGTGTTCGCCCTCCGTTTAGAGAATATATCATCAAAGGTTACTCTTAATTTGGAGGTCATAAACTCCATTTGGTCAATGGTTTCCAAATTCATTGTCCATTTGTTAGTGGAAGGTTTTTCAAACGCGACGAAATGTTCAAATGGGGGTCGGGGGTTGATGCAGTTGGATTATAgacaattatttgttaaattggaGAAGATCTCTCGTCTCAAACCTGTTCCGTTTCAAGACTATGTCGATAGATACGTCAAAGCGTACTATTTACCAAGGAATGAATTGGAATgttttgttaaagaaaaaactGAGTATTCCAATAAACATTTACTAGCTTTGGTGTCGTCTGCCTGCGAAAACAAACGGGACAGGCAAGCTTTAAGTGCTATCGTCGAAAATAAAGATAATCCCGcttaa
- the LOC113403262 gene encoding uncharacterized protein LOC113403262: MCRLKVFVFLILFFTKICDEVDGVCKLSLKNDFGSPSPVYLHNGDFLAPTNASGDITLRRSETVHVACPGKNKFIVLGKNNTDFNVVVVKCVKDQTFQATKTAWVGNFSEIKCNAPPWFTTEEIGDCYERYRLYKVGYEVENVFYTMYEACFNKYLLHTSYVKHQIHPKYIYSQSGGRRPGFIEGDLFGKTKMNKLYATENQKKRIREIFGDGKSDQYITKVQYLNRGHLAPRGDFPLRAQQRASFHFINAAPQWMRGNAGDWAALEDAVRRRAVRSEMLLHIYTGTLGVTTLSDETSTDKDFYLDVDENNNGILPVPMYFFKVIYDPKEKTAAVFVSINSSYYNQTMIDRLTFCNDICEQNSKYSWLKWRSNDGTHSFCCTYEEFVNKFDVLPKLNVKGLFF; the protein is encoded by the exons ATGTGCAGGTTaaaagtgtttgtttttttaattttatttttcacaaaaattTGCGATGAAGTCGACGGCG TTTGTAAATTATCATTGAAAAATGATTTCGGAAGTCCCTCGCCCGTTTATTTGCACAATGGCGACTTTTTGGCGCCGACCAATGCGTCAGGTGACATAACGTTACGTCGTTCGGAAACTGTCCACGTAGCTTGCCCGgggaaaaataaattcattgttttggGAAAGAACAACACGGACTTCAATGTTgtt GTCGTAAAATGCGTGAAAGACCAAACTTTCCAAGCGACAAAGACCGCGTGGGTGGGCAACTTCAGCGAGATCAAATGCAACGCGCCACCCTGGTTCACGACGGAAGAGATCGGCGATTGTTACGAAAGATATAGATTGTACAA agTCGGATATGAAGTCGAAAATGTCTTCTATACGATGTACGAAGCCTGTTTCAATAAGTATCTCCTACACACATCGTACGTGAAGCATCAAATACACCCGAAGTATATATATTCCCAATCCGGCGGCAGGCGACCGGGTTTCATTG AAGGTGACTTATTCGGTAaaactaaaatgaataaattatacgcGACTGAGAATCAAAAGAAAAGAATTCGTGAAATCTTCGGCGATGGGAAGTCAGATCAGTACATCACTAAAGTTCAG tatttaaatcgCGGTCACCTCGCTCCGCGCGGGGATTTCCCGCTGCGTGCACAGCAACGCGCGTCCTTCCACTTCATCAACGCGGCGCCGCAATGGATGCGCGGGAACGCGGGCGACTGGGCGGCCTTGGAGGAC gCGGTGCGCCGTCGCGCAGTACGTTCAGAAATGTTGCTGCACATATACACTGGCACACTTGGAGTGACGACTCTCTCTGACGAAACGTCCACTGACAAGGACTTCTATCTCGACGTCGACGAAAATAATAACGGAATCCTTCCCGTGCCTATGTATTTTTTCAag gTCATATATGATCCCAAAGAGAAAACCGCTGCAGTATTTGTGTCAATAAACTCGTCATATTACAACCAAACAATGATAGACAGACTTACATTTTGTAACGACATTTGTGAACAAAATTCCAAGTATTCGTGGTTGAAATGGCGCTCGAATGATGGCACTCACAGTTTTTGCTGTACATATGAAGAGTTCGTTAATAAATTTGACGTTTTACCAAAATTAAACGTTAAAGggctatttttttaa
- the LOC135194320 gene encoding uncharacterized protein LOC135194320, which translates to MALYGAPVWSHRLTCARRCKTKILNLQQRVAIHMVRGYRTISWRTTQGGDPSGVLSAVGHLGGEGHEGLRPDSRPSSKWRKSSEGLSRRLRGDRYAHKRVVSAILPAFEAWMRRKRRVTFRLTQVLTGHGCSGEYLCKIGREATAVQEIGRNLSLRAVVSAMLRRESAWEVVVSFCETVMVQKEIAERARERADPAWRRRPTGRPPGLQAPLPGAE; encoded by the exons ATGGCCCTTTACGGTGCGCCCGTTTGGTCACACCGACTAACGTGCGCCCGCCGCTGCAAGACTAAGATCCTGAATCTGCAGCAGAGAGTGGCCATCCACATGGTGCGGGGATATCGCACAATATCGTGGCGCACAACACAAGGCGGCGACCCATCTGGCGTGCTTTCCGCCGTTGGACATCTTGGCGGAGAGGGACACGAGGGTCTACGACCGGACTCGCGCCCTTCGTCAAAGTGGCGGAA GAGCAGCGAAGGGCTCTCTCGACGTCTGCGTGGAGATCGGTACGCGCATAAACGCGTCGTGAGTGCGATCCTGCCGGCCTTCGAGGCCTGGATGCGTAGGAAGCGACGAGTCACCTTCCGACTTACACAAGTACTGACTGGTCACGGTTGCTCTGGAGAGTACTTGTGTAAGATCGGACGCGAGGCGACGGCGGTCCAAGAAATCGGGCGAAATCTCTCCCTGCGGGCAGTTGTGTCGGCGATGCTACGCAGGGAATCGGCGTGGGAGGTCGTAGTCTCCTTCTGTGAGACCGTCATGGTCCAGAAGGAGATTGCGGAGCGGGCTCGGGAGAGGGCTGATCCCGCCTGGCGGAGACGACCCACGGGTCGTCCTCCCGGCCTCCAAGCCCCATTGCCCGGGGCGGAATAA